The Cyanobacteria bacterium GSL.Bin1 genome includes a window with the following:
- a CDS encoding SidA/IucD/PvdA family monooxygenase, producing MKTSIDIAIIGAGPQALTLVTHLLQKKKLMRNRLMVFDPSGRWMQQWYHQFGAFQIPHLRSPSPHHPHPNPQALRNFGEHRRNEFFPPYDLPGTQLFQDFCEDLIQKWQLQNTVYPARVLSLAPLQHKFQLHLSTGETLTARRVVLAVGAGKPIIPDWAKEVSSLHLRHQLCHSSQIDLRNLNLHGERILIVGGGLTSGHLALGASQLGATVILMARHNFQEKLFDADPGWLGPKYLKGFWAETDWYQRFQLLQTARNGGSMTPSVMTQLRQQQHQGKVILSPHCEVKQAVWEGDYWHVDCNNGQCLNVDRIWLGTGHETNVEEHPLLSLIRERYPIKVINGLPVLDSHLRWQGCELFMMGAWAGLQVGPVARNIAGARMASDLIVPALTKPSLALT from the coding sequence ATGAAGACTTCAATCGACATCGCCATTATTGGCGCGGGACCCCAAGCCTTAACCCTTGTCACACATCTGTTACAAAAGAAAAAGTTGATGCGGAATCGTTTGATGGTTTTCGATCCCTCTGGGAGGTGGATGCAGCAATGGTATCATCAATTTGGTGCGTTTCAGATTCCCCATCTGCGATCGCCCTCTCCCCATCATCCTCATCCCAACCCGCAAGCCCTCCGCAACTTTGGCGAACATCGTCGCAATGAATTTTTTCCGCCGTATGATTTACCTGGAACTCAGTTGTTTCAAGACTTTTGCGAAGATTTAATTCAAAAATGGCAGTTGCAAAATACAGTATATCCCGCAAGGGTACTGAGTCTTGCTCCTCTTCAGCACAAATTTCAACTGCACTTATCCACAGGAGAAACCCTGACAGCGCGACGAGTGGTTTTAGCAGTGGGGGCGGGAAAACCGATTATTCCCGACTGGGCAAAAGAGGTGTCATCTTTACACTTGCGTCATCAGTTGTGCCACAGTAGCCAAATTGATTTACGGAATTTAAATCTGCACGGTGAAAGAATTTTGATTGTCGGCGGTGGTTTAACCAGTGGGCATTTAGCCTTGGGTGCCTCGCAGTTAGGGGCAACGGTGATTTTAATGGCAAGGCACAATTTTCAAGAAAAACTATTTGATGCTGATCCGGGTTGGCTGGGTCCAAAATATCTCAAGGGATTTTGGGCGGAAACTGACTGGTATCAACGCTTTCAGTTATTACAAACAGCGCGGAATGGCGGATCGATGACTCCCAGTGTGATGACCCAGTTACGGCAACAACAGCATCAAGGAAAGGTGATACTATCTCCGCACTGTGAAGTGAAACAAGCGGTTTGGGAAGGGGATTATTGGCACGTTGATTGCAATAATGGTCAGTGTCTGAATGTGGATCGCATTTGGTTAGGAACCGGTCATGAAACGAATGTGGAGGAACACCCCTTACTCTCACTGATTCGGGAAAGATATCCCATCAAAGTCATTAATGGTTTACCTGTTCTCGATTCCCATTTGCGTTGGCAAGGCTGTGAATTGTTTATGATGGGCGCATGGGCTGGGTTACAAGTAGGACCCGTTGCCAGAAATATAGCAGGGGCAAGGATGGCAAGTGATTTGATTGTTCCCGCTTTAACGAAACCTAGTCTTGCTCTCACCTAA